Proteins encoded by one window of Pseudonocardia sp. HH130629-09:
- a CDS encoding dihydrofolate reductase family protein, whose translation MRTLAITQNITLDGAVEFLGDWFDPTADGQDEVLAELHRQDAASDATLLGRRTFCDFRGFWPARADDTTGITDYLNQVDKYVVSSTLTDPEWENSTVLSGDPVTEVAALKERPGADIVCTGSITLCHTLIAAGLVDEIRLFHHPVVQGAGRRLFPDGWSTEHLPLLDSRTFGAVTYTAHALR comes from the coding sequence GTGCGCACCCTCGCGATCACCCAGAACATCACCCTCGACGGCGCCGTCGAGTTCCTCGGCGACTGGTTCGACCCCACCGCCGACGGCCAGGACGAGGTTCTCGCCGAGCTGCACCGCCAGGACGCCGCCTCCGACGCGACGCTGCTCGGGCGCCGCACGTTCTGCGACTTCCGCGGCTTCTGGCCCGCCCGGGCCGACGACACCACCGGCATCACCGACTACCTGAACCAGGTCGACAAGTACGTGGTGTCGTCGACGCTGACCGACCCGGAGTGGGAGAACTCGACCGTCCTGTCCGGGGACCCGGTCACCGAGGTCGCGGCACTGAAGGAGCGGCCGGGCGCCGACATCGTCTGCACCGGCAGCATCACGCTGTGCCACACGCTGATCGCGGCCGGGCTCGTCGACGAGATCCGGCTGTTCCACCACCCCGTCGTCCAAGGTGCGGGCAGGCGGCTGTTCCCGGACGGCTGGTCCACCGAGCACCTGCCGCTGCTCGACTCGCGGACCTTCGGCGCGGTCACCTACACCGCTCACGCGCTGCGCTGA
- a CDS encoding alpha/beta fold hydrolase → MTTAQPAAIENPFYTHEFHGDYELISIGEFALEEGGVIPDLQLAVATFGTLNAAKDNAILVTTWYSGTHQIFRDVYIGPDHALNPERYFIVVVNQIGNGLSTSPHNASGANAGIAMSNFPHVRIGDDVRAQEQLLREHYGIERLALVVGGSMGAQQTYEWMVRFPDKVRRAAPIAGTAQNTPHDFLYTKALVEAITSDPGWNSGNYASNADVEAGLRRHAGIWAVMGFSTEFWKQEVWRALEFDSKEAFMAGFLEPYFTAMDPNDLLCMAWKWQRGDVARHTGGNLAEALGRNEAVTRVIPINEDMFFPVRDHEAELELTPHATIRVVDDLLGHLALFGVAPTYMPQIDQYLQELLDGPA, encoded by the coding sequence GTGACGACAGCGCAGCCGGCCGCGATCGAGAATCCCTTCTACACCCACGAGTTCCATGGCGACTACGAGCTGATCAGCATCGGCGAGTTCGCGCTGGAGGAGGGCGGGGTGATCCCCGACCTGCAGCTCGCGGTCGCCACCTTCGGCACGCTGAACGCGGCGAAGGACAACGCGATCCTGGTGACGACCTGGTACTCGGGGACGCACCAGATCTTCCGCGACGTCTACATCGGCCCGGACCACGCGTTGAACCCGGAGCGGTACTTCATCGTCGTGGTCAACCAGATCGGCAACGGTCTGTCGACCAGCCCGCACAACGCCTCGGGCGCGAACGCCGGCATCGCGATGTCGAACTTCCCGCACGTCCGGATCGGCGACGACGTCCGCGCCCAGGAGCAGCTGCTGCGCGAGCACTACGGGATCGAGCGGCTCGCGCTCGTCGTCGGCGGATCGATGGGTGCGCAGCAGACCTACGAGTGGATGGTCCGGTTCCCGGACAAGGTGCGCCGTGCCGCGCCGATCGCCGGGACTGCGCAGAACACCCCGCACGACTTCCTCTACACGAAGGCCCTGGTCGAGGCGATCACCTCCGACCCGGGCTGGAACAGCGGGAACTACGCGAGCAACGCCGACGTCGAGGCCGGGCTGCGGCGCCACGCCGGCATCTGGGCGGTCATGGGCTTCTCCACCGAGTTCTGGAAGCAGGAGGTCTGGCGCGCCCTGGAGTTCGACTCCAAGGAGGCCTTCATGGCGGGCTTCCTGGAGCCGTACTTCACCGCGATGGACCCCAACGACCTGCTCTGCATGGCGTGGAAGTGGCAGCGCGGCGACGTCGCCCGCCACACCGGCGGGAACCTCGCCGAGGCGCTCGGCCGCAACGAGGCCGTCACCCGGGTCATCCCGATCAACGAGGACATGTTCTTCCCGGTCCGCGACCACGAGGCCGAGCTGGAGCTGACCCCGCACGCGACGATCCGCGTCGTCGACGACCTGCTCGGGCACCTCGCCCTGTTCGGTGTCGCGCCCACCTACATGCCGCAGATCGACCAGTACCTGCAGGAGCTGCTCGACGGCCCGGCGTGA
- a CDS encoding class I SAM-dependent methyltransferase — MSTPLEQVFLAAHDDLPREAPGSEETTALLLRLAGDLPERPRIVDIGCGTGPATLPLAAATGGEVVAVDLHEPFLQRLRSRAATSGLGERVRPLVAAMDDLPLPDGGTDLVWSEGAAYVMGFDAALAGWRRLLAPGGVLVLTEAEWTTTEPSPGAREFWDAGHPGMRTTAENVAAAQRAGYTVQAVYLLPDSDWDAYYRPLARRIATLREDGVDPAALDVVGGEIAVRERFGTEYGYTGYVLRPR, encoded by the coding sequence GTGAGCACACCGCTGGAGCAGGTCTTCCTGGCCGCCCACGACGACCTGCCCCGCGAGGCGCCGGGATCGGAGGAGACGACGGCGCTGCTGCTGCGCCTGGCCGGGGACCTGCCGGAGCGTCCGCGGATCGTCGACATCGGCTGCGGGACCGGTCCGGCGACGCTGCCGCTGGCGGCGGCGACCGGCGGCGAGGTCGTGGCCGTCGACCTGCACGAACCCTTCCTCCAGCGGCTGCGCAGCCGCGCCGCGACCTCCGGGCTGGGGGAGCGGGTGCGCCCCCTCGTCGCCGCGATGGACGACCTGCCGCTGCCCGACGGCGGGACCGACCTCGTCTGGTCCGAGGGTGCCGCCTACGTCATGGGGTTCGACGCGGCGCTCGCCGGCTGGCGGCGGCTGCTCGCCCCGGGCGGGGTGTTGGTCCTCACCGAGGCCGAGTGGACGACCACCGAGCCGTCTCCCGGCGCTCGGGAGTTCTGGGACGCGGGCCACCCGGGGATGCGGACGACCGCGGAGAACGTCGCCGCCGCGCAGCGCGCCGGGTACACGGTCCAGGCGGTCTACCTGCTCCCCGACTCCGACTGGGACGCCTACTACCGCCCGCTGGCCCGCCGGATCGCCACCCTGCGGGAGGACGGCGTCGACCCGGCGGCGCTGGACGTGGTGGGCGGCGAGATCGCCGTACGGGAGCGGTTCGGCACCGAGTACGGCTACACCGGCTACGTCCTGCGGCCGCGCTGA
- a CDS encoding IclR family transcriptional regulator, whose translation MSEPGAASRALELLEAVARIGPGATARELSRTTGIPSATAYRLLNVLVADGYLVRIGDLSGFALGRRTRELAGAAEGPPQLAEVVAGIRGRVRFGLFVADWPAGTLRLVDRDPDHELPGERTLLAHPHASAMGKIMLAAQPELVPDRPRALTRHTVTAGAALAAELRTVARTGVATEVDELRSGRSSVAVAVRDAAGGVVACLAALGPTGRLPVTDPDLTALLRAGADRIGGLTGARAPGQRGRRT comes from the coding sequence GTGAGCGAGCCGGGCGCCGCGAGCCGGGCCCTGGAGCTGCTGGAGGCGGTGGCGAGGATCGGGCCGGGCGCGACGGCGCGGGAGCTGTCGCGCACGACGGGCATCCCGTCCGCGACGGCGTACCGGCTGCTCAACGTGCTCGTCGCCGACGGCTACCTGGTGCGGATCGGCGACCTGTCCGGGTTCGCGCTGGGGCGCCGCACCCGGGAGCTGGCCGGCGCGGCCGAGGGACCTCCGCAGCTGGCCGAGGTCGTCGCCGGGATCCGCGGCCGGGTCCGGTTCGGGTTGTTCGTCGCCGACTGGCCCGCGGGCACGCTGCGGCTGGTCGACCGCGACCCGGACCACGAGCTGCCCGGGGAGCGGACGCTGCTCGCCCACCCGCACGCCTCGGCCATGGGGAAGATCATGCTGGCCGCGCAGCCGGAGCTCGTCCCCGACCGGCCGCGGGCGCTGACCCGGCACACCGTGACCGCCGGGGCCGCGCTGGCCGCGGAGCTGCGGACGGTGGCACGCACGGGGGTCGCCACCGAGGTCGACGAACTGCGGTCCGGCCGCTCGTCGGTCGCGGTCGCGGTACGCGACGCGGCGGGCGGGGTCGTCGCCTGTCTCGCCGCGCTCGGCCCGACCGGGCGGCTGCCGGTCACCGACCCGGACCTGACCGCGCTGCTGCGCGCGGGGGCCGACCGGATCGGCGGGCTCACGGGCGCGCGGGCACCGGGTCAGCGCGGCCGCAGGACGTAG
- a CDS encoding histidine phosphatase family protein → MTLRRVTLLRHGQTEYNSVGRMQGHLDTRLTDVGRAQAAAVAPRLAQERFDRIITSDLTRAHDTATAVAEAVGLPLSVDKRLRETHLGDWQGRTIDEIGVDDPGAIAEWRSDPRFTPPGGESRVDVVVRSLPVVEELDLEYAADPEDRSVLLVAHGGMIAGMVCGLLDLPQSSWPVIGGLGNTRWAVVARRDDHPRWRLSGYNIGA, encoded by the coding sequence ATGACGCTGCGCCGGGTCACCCTGCTGCGGCACGGGCAGACCGAGTACAACTCCGTCGGCCGGATGCAGGGACATCTCGACACCCGGCTGACCGACGTCGGCCGCGCGCAGGCCGCGGCCGTCGCACCGCGGCTCGCGCAGGAGCGGTTCGACCGGATCATCACCTCGGACCTGACCCGCGCCCACGACACCGCGACCGCGGTGGCCGAGGCCGTCGGGCTGCCGCTGTCGGTGGACAAGCGGCTGCGGGAGACCCACCTCGGGGACTGGCAGGGGCGCACGATCGACGAGATCGGCGTCGACGACCCGGGCGCGATCGCCGAGTGGCGGTCCGACCCGCGGTTCACCCCGCCCGGCGGCGAGTCCCGGGTCGACGTCGTCGTCCGGTCGCTGCCGGTCGTCGAGGAGCTGGACCTGGAGTACGCCGCCGACCCGGAGGACCGCTCGGTGCTGCTCGTCGCGCACGGCGGCATGATCGCCGGGATGGTGTGCGGGCTGCTCGACCTCCCGCAGTCGTCCTGGCCGGTGATCGGCGGGCTGGGCAACACGCGCTGGGCCGTCGTCGCCCGTCGTGACGACCACCCCCGCTGGCGCCTGTCGGGGTACAACATCGGTGCCTGA
- a CDS encoding GNAT family N-acetyltransferase: protein MPPAPRLRTDDDLPACVAVLRAVHDTDRYPSTWPADPVAFLSPPGLVTALVVTAGGRVAGHAALLTDDHEPRALRLTRVFVDPAVRRAGHARALLDGITAELAARGRDGVLDVVESVPAQRLYRSVGWLRTGTAPAGWRFPDGREPVAALYRLPVTQRRKGDNAAR from the coding sequence GTGCCACCTGCCCCGCGCCTCCGCACCGACGACGACCTGCCCGCCTGCGTCGCCGTGCTGCGCGCCGTGCACGACACCGACCGGTACCCGTCGACCTGGCCGGCCGACCCGGTGGCGTTCCTGTCCCCGCCGGGGCTGGTCACCGCGCTGGTCGTCACGGCGGGCGGGCGGGTCGCGGGGCACGCCGCCCTGCTGACCGACGACCACGAACCCCGAGCGCTGCGGCTGACCCGGGTGTTCGTCGACCCGGCCGTCCGCCGGGCCGGCCACGCCCGTGCCCTGCTGGACGGGATCACCGCCGAACTCGCGGCCCGCGGCCGCGACGGGGTGCTCGACGTCGTCGAGTCCGTCCCGGCCCAACGCCTCTACCGGTCCGTGGGCTGGCTCCGCACCGGTACGGCACCCGCCGGGTGGCGGTTCCCGGACGGCCGCGAACCGGTGGCCGCGCTCTACCGGTTGCCGGTCACGCAGCGCCGAAAGGGTGACAACGCAGCGCGATAA
- a CDS encoding DedA family protein has translation MHVDTFLLAIPPLAIYFLCAGVVGVESIGVPLPGEIVLVGAALLAARPGSPIDPVAVAASATAGAIVGDSIGYTVGRRYGTGLLDRLGRRFPKHLGPAHMTVARRIFDRHGVWAVLFGRFVAILRILAGPLAGTMKMHYPKFLAANATGAVLWAGGTVVLIYLLGIVAETWLKRFSWIGLIVAVVGGLLVSRYVRHRVERAAAQEETAS, from the coding sequence GTGCACGTCGACACGTTCCTCCTGGCGATCCCCCCGCTCGCGATCTACTTCCTGTGCGCGGGTGTGGTCGGTGTCGAGAGCATCGGGGTGCCACTGCCCGGTGAGATCGTGCTCGTCGGCGCGGCTTTGCTGGCCGCCCGCCCCGGTTCGCCCATCGATCCGGTGGCCGTCGCGGCGTCGGCGACGGCGGGGGCGATCGTCGGCGACTCGATCGGCTACACGGTGGGCCGTCGCTACGGCACCGGTCTGCTCGACCGGCTCGGCCGCCGGTTCCCCAAGCACCTGGGTCCGGCGCACATGACCGTGGCCCGGCGGATCTTCGACCGGCACGGGGTCTGGGCGGTGCTGTTCGGCCGCTTCGTGGCGATCCTGCGCATCCTCGCGGGCCCGCTGGCCGGGACGATGAAGATGCACTACCCGAAGTTCCTCGCCGCGAACGCGACGGGCGCGGTGCTGTGGGCGGGCGGCACGGTCGTCCTGATCTACCTGCTCGGGATCGTCGCCGAGACGTGGCTGAAGCGGTTCTCCTGGATCGGGCTGATCGTCGCCGTGGTCGGCGGGCTGCTGGTCTCGCGGTACGTGCGGCACCGCGTCGAGCGGGCCGCCGCGCAGGAGGAGACGGCGTCGTGA
- a CDS encoding MaoC family dehydratase, with protein sequence MPLAPDLEGTQCEPVGFAWARDDVLLYAIAVGAGSEDPTAELSLTTENTAGVRTAVLPSFAEIVTAGAKVDLGEVDAARVVHAEQAFRVVAPLPVEGRVRVTATVTEVLDKGSGALVRTEADAVDASTGELVLTSTKTLFLGGEGGFGGTRGDSVPSPVPDRAPDHEVTYRTTPGQALLYRLTGDHNPLHSDPAFAAKGGFDQPILHGMCTYGFTTRALVATVCGGDPRRLVAMDARFTRPVVPGQSLTVSVWDTGDGTVAFRTAVDGEVVLDRGSAEVSAEITASSPAA encoded by the coding sequence ATGCCCCTGGCGCCCGATCTCGAGGGCACGCAGTGCGAGCCGGTCGGCTTCGCGTGGGCACGGGACGACGTGCTCCTGTACGCGATCGCCGTCGGAGCGGGGAGTGAGGACCCCACCGCCGAGCTGTCGCTGACCACGGAGAACACCGCAGGCGTGCGGACGGCGGTGCTGCCGTCGTTCGCGGAGATCGTCACCGCGGGCGCGAAGGTCGACCTGGGCGAGGTGGACGCCGCCCGTGTCGTGCACGCCGAGCAGGCGTTCCGGGTGGTCGCGCCGCTTCCGGTGGAAGGGCGGGTCCGGGTGACCGCGACGGTCACCGAGGTGCTGGACAAGGGGTCCGGGGCGCTGGTGCGCACCGAGGCCGATGCCGTCGACGCGAGCACCGGGGAACTGGTGCTGACCAGCACGAAGACGTTGTTCCTCGGCGGGGAGGGCGGCTTCGGCGGCACCCGCGGGGACAGCGTGCCGAGCCCGGTGCCCGACCGCGCGCCCGACCACGAGGTCACCTACCGGACCACGCCGGGCCAGGCGCTGCTGTACCGGCTCACCGGGGACCACAACCCGCTGCACAGCGACCCGGCGTTCGCCGCGAAGGGCGGGTTCGACCAGCCGATCCTGCACGGCATGTGCACCTATGGGTTCACCACGCGCGCGCTGGTCGCGACCGTCTGCGGCGGCGACCCCCGCCGCCTCGTCGCGATGGACGCCCGGTTCACCCGGCCGGTCGTGCCCGGGCAGTCGCTCACCGTCTCGGTGTGGGACACCGGCGACGGCACGGTCGCGTTCCGGACCGCCGTCGACGGCGAGGTGGTGCTGGACCGCGGCAGCGCGGAGGTCAGCGCGGAGATCACCGCGTCGTCGCCGGCCGCCTGA
- the map gene encoding type I methionyl aminopeptidase encodes MIELKTPAEIDRMHTTGRFVAEVLTEVGRIADVGVNLLDIERHVRGMLAERGAESCYWDYAPSFGRGPFRNVICLSVNDAVLHGLPHDDVLRDGDVLSADIAVSIDGWVADSARTIIVGTTADEGDRRVIRATEDALEAAIVAARPGNRLGDISAAIGGVARDYGYPVNTEFGGHDLGRTMHGDIHIPNTGRAGRGLTLRPGLTLALEPWFARTTDRIVFDPDGWTIRSADGSRAAHSEHTVAITEDGSRVLTRRGQG; translated from the coding sequence GTGATCGAACTGAAGACACCGGCCGAGATCGACCGGATGCACACGACCGGCCGGTTCGTCGCCGAGGTGCTCACCGAGGTCGGCCGGATCGCCGACGTCGGCGTGAACCTCCTCGACATCGAGCGGCACGTGCGCGGCATGCTCGCCGAGCGCGGCGCCGAGTCCTGCTACTGGGACTACGCCCCGTCCTTCGGGCGCGGCCCGTTCCGCAACGTCATCTGCCTCTCGGTCAACGACGCCGTGCTGCACGGGCTGCCGCACGACGACGTCCTGCGCGACGGCGACGTCCTCAGCGCCGACATCGCCGTCAGCATCGACGGCTGGGTCGCCGACTCCGCCCGGACGATCATCGTCGGCACCACGGCCGACGAGGGCGACCGACGTGTCATCCGTGCCACCGAGGACGCCCTGGAGGCCGCGATCGTCGCGGCCCGGCCGGGCAACCGGCTCGGCGACATCTCCGCCGCCATCGGTGGGGTCGCCCGCGACTACGGCTACCCCGTCAACACCGAGTTCGGTGGGCACGACCTCGGCCGCACCATGCACGGCGACATCCACATCCCGAACACCGGGCGGGCCGGTCGCGGCCTCACGCTGCGACCGGGGCTGACGCTCGCGCTCGAACCCTGGTTCGCGCGGACCACCGACCGGATCGTGTTCGACCCCGACGGCTGGACCATCCGCTCCGCCGACGGCTCGCGCGCCGCGCACTCCGAGCACACCGTCGCGATCACCGAGGACGGATCCCGGGTGCTGACCCGGCGCGGGCAGGGATGA
- a CDS encoding cytochrome P450 — translation MTLAAERPRLPFTRPNLLDLAPFYEVLRREAPIAPVTTPAGDPAWLVTRFAEVRELLGDKRFGRSHPEPEKASRISTAAVQDGPTGTYETEEQEHGRMRRLLTPAFSAKRMRRLSGHVQELVDGYVDAMVADHDASADGVVDLHAHLAFPLPVAVICSLLGVPESDGEYFRGLSDRMATYSGDDAHAAREEFGRYMAGLAEGKRAEPGEDVISDLVAAQAADPTFGYDQMIRLCVGLLFAGHETTVNRIGLGMLFLMGNRHEWDKLAADPEGRVDAVIEEVMRLGAPGDLGLLRYAHEDVEIAGVTIARGDAVILSVNAANRDVDVFDHAETFDPDRAERGHVGFGHGPHFCIGASLARTELRAVFATLARRLPDLQLAVGMDELDVRTDHITGGVRSLPVRW, via the coding sequence ATGACCCTCGCCGCCGAGCGTCCCCGTCTGCCGTTCACCCGACCGAACCTGCTCGACCTCGCGCCGTTCTACGAGGTCCTGCGCCGTGAGGCGCCGATCGCGCCGGTGACCACCCCGGCCGGCGACCCGGCGTGGCTGGTGACCCGGTTCGCCGAGGTCCGCGAGCTGCTGGGCGACAAGCGGTTCGGCCGGTCGCACCCGGAACCGGAGAAGGCGTCGAGGATCAGCACCGCGGCCGTCCAGGACGGCCCGACCGGCACCTACGAGACCGAGGAGCAGGAGCACGGCCGGATGCGCCGGCTGCTCACCCCGGCGTTCTCCGCCAAGCGCATGCGCCGGCTGTCCGGGCACGTGCAGGAGCTCGTCGACGGCTACGTCGACGCGATGGTCGCCGACCACGACGCGTCCGCCGACGGCGTGGTCGACCTGCACGCCCACCTCGCCTTCCCGCTGCCGGTCGCGGTGATCTGCTCGCTGCTCGGCGTCCCCGAGTCCGACGGCGAGTACTTCCGCGGGCTGTCCGACCGGATGGCGACCTACTCCGGCGACGACGCCCACGCCGCCCGCGAGGAGTTCGGCCGCTACATGGCCGGGCTCGCCGAGGGCAAGCGCGCCGAGCCCGGTGAGGACGTCATCAGCGACCTCGTCGCGGCCCAGGCCGCCGACCCGACCTTCGGCTACGACCAGATGATCCGGCTCTGCGTCGGGCTGCTGTTCGCCGGGCACGAGACCACCGTGAACCGGATCGGGCTGGGCATGCTGTTCCTCATGGGCAACCGGCACGAGTGGGACAAGCTCGCCGCCGACCCCGAGGGCCGGGTCGACGCCGTCATCGAGGAGGTCATGCGCCTCGGCGCGCCCGGTGACCTGGGGCTGCTGCGCTACGCCCACGAGGACGTGGAGATCGCCGGGGTCACCATCGCGCGTGGCGACGCGGTGATCCTCTCGGTCAACGCCGCCAACCGCGACGTCGACGTCTTCGACCACGCCGAGACCTTCGACCCCGACCGCGCCGAGCGCGGGCACGTCGGCTTCGGACACGGGCCGCACTTCTGCATCGGCGCGAGCCTTGCCCGCACCGAGCTGCGCGCGGTGTTCGCCACGCTCGCCCGCCGGCTGCCGGATCTGCAGCTCGCCGTCGGCATGGACGAGCTGGACGTGCGCACCGACCACATCACCGGCGGCGTCCGCAGCCTGCCGGTCCGCTGGTGA
- a CDS encoding flavin monoamine oxidase family protein yields the protein MTRRTFIRALGLAGGAGAAYEAMATIGLAPRAGDDPAWTPPSRDAAAAGRRVLVLGAGTAGLAAAHELGKVGYDVSVVEARTRPGGRVWSVRAGTEETDLNGETQRCTFAPGHFFNLGATRIPQSHVTLDYCRELGVEIQPFGNQNANTVVNYTDAGALAGTSVTYRAAKADTFGYVSELLHKATARGALDDVLSAADKEALSEFLVSLGDLSSDGRYLGSPRRGYAREPGAGTDAGTPTVPYPMSSVIRSGLGRNFAFDYEYDQATMMFTPVGGMDRIHYALAERIGADRIRYGTAVTGLHNTPDGVTVDVVPVAGGPVERLVADEVVCTLPANLVTRLDTNLPAAVLAAQRAAKPSSSGKLGIEYTRRWWETDERIYGGASNTDRDIAQIMFPYDHFHADRGVVVGYYSSGKRQRAFESLTHRQRLAKAMDEGAAIHGEKYRSDIASSFSGSWAVTRWSESAWASWEATSPEYRLLTQPAGRIWFAGDHLSHAIAWQHGAFTSARSTVSALHARVAGGA from the coding sequence GTGACCCGCAGAACGTTCATCAGGGCGCTGGGGCTGGCCGGTGGGGCCGGCGCCGCGTACGAGGCCATGGCGACCATCGGGCTCGCCCCGCGCGCCGGCGACGATCCGGCCTGGACGCCACCGTCGCGCGACGCCGCCGCTGCCGGCCGCCGCGTCCTCGTCCTCGGCGCGGGGACCGCCGGGCTCGCCGCGGCCCACGAGCTCGGCAAGGTCGGCTACGACGTGTCCGTCGTCGAGGCCCGCACCCGGCCCGGTGGGCGGGTCTGGTCGGTGCGCGCGGGCACCGAGGAGACCGACCTGAACGGCGAGACGCAACGCTGCACGTTCGCCCCCGGGCACTTCTTCAACCTGGGCGCGACCCGGATCCCGCAGAGCCACGTCACGCTGGACTACTGCCGCGAGCTCGGGGTGGAGATCCAGCCGTTCGGCAACCAGAACGCCAACACCGTCGTCAACTACACCGACGCGGGGGCGCTGGCCGGAACCTCGGTCACCTACCGCGCGGCGAAGGCCGACACCTTCGGCTACGTCTCCGAGCTGCTCCACAAGGCCACCGCGCGCGGCGCGCTCGACGACGTCCTGAGCGCCGCGGACAAGGAGGCGCTCTCGGAGTTCCTCGTCTCGCTGGGCGACCTGTCCTCCGACGGCCGCTACCTCGGCTCCCCGCGGCGCGGCTACGCCCGTGAGCCCGGCGCGGGGACCGACGCGGGCACCCCCACGGTTCCGTACCCGATGTCCTCGGTGATCCGCAGCGGACTCGGCCGGAACTTCGCCTTCGACTACGAGTACGACCAGGCCACGATGATGTTCACCCCGGTCGGCGGGATGGACCGGATCCATTACGCGCTCGCCGAACGGATCGGCGCGGACCGGATCCGCTACGGCACGGCCGTCACCGGGCTGCACAACACCCCGGACGGGGTGACCGTCGACGTCGTCCCGGTCGCGGGCGGCCCGGTCGAACGGCTGGTGGCCGACGAGGTCGTCTGCACCCTGCCGGCGAACCTGGTGACCCGGCTCGACACCAACCTGCCCGCCGCCGTGCTGGCCGCGCAGCGCGCGGCGAAGCCCAGCTCCTCGGGCAAGCTCGGCATCGAGTACACCCGCCGCTGGTGGGAGACCGACGAGCGGATCTACGGCGGCGCCAGCAACACCGACCGCGACATCGCCCAGATCATGTTCCCCTACGACCACTTCCACGCCGACCGGGGCGTCGTCGTCGGCTACTACAGCTCCGGCAAGCGGCAGCGGGCCTTCGAGTCCCTGACCCACCGCCAGCGGCTCGCGAAGGCCATGGACGAGGGCGCCGCGATCCACGGCGAGAAGTACCGCTCCGACATCGCGTCGTCGTTCTCCGGGTCGTGGGCGGTGACCCGCTGGTCGGAGTCGGCCTGGGCGAGCTGGGAGGCCACGAGCCCGGAGTACCGGCTGCTCACCCAGCCCGCCGGCCGCATCTGGTTCGCCGGTGACCACCTCTCGCACGCGATCGCCTGGCAGCACGGCGCGTTCACCTCCGCCCGCTCGACGGTCTCGGCGCTGCACGCCCGGGTCGCCGGCGGCGCCTGA
- the rsfS gene encoding ribosome silencing factor, which produces MTASPEAVELAKVAAAAAADKKAVDIVALDVSDQLALTDCFVLASAANERQVQAIVDEVEEKLRERGSKPTRREGDNDNGWVLLDFSDIVVHVMHTEQRGFYGLDRLWKDCPAIEVPDPQGDPEGTA; this is translated from the coding sequence GTGACGGCATCACCGGAGGCGGTCGAGCTGGCGAAGGTGGCCGCGGCCGCCGCGGCCGACAAGAAGGCCGTCGACATCGTCGCGCTCGACGTGTCCGACCAGCTCGCGCTGACCGACTGCTTCGTGCTGGCGTCGGCGGCCAACGAGCGTCAGGTCCAGGCCATCGTCGACGAGGTCGAGGAGAAGCTGCGCGAGCGCGGCAGCAAGCCGACCCGGCGCGAGGGCGACAACGACAACGGCTGGGTGCTGCTGGACTTCAGCGACATCGTCGTGCACGTCATGCACACCGAGCAGCGCGGCTTCTACGGCCTGGACCGGCTCTGGAAGGACTGCCCGGCGATCGAGGTGCCCGACCCCCAGGGCGACCCGGAGGGCACTGCATGA
- a CDS encoding Rid family hydrolase encodes MRRPVPALIALAVTAALATGCAGAAPDPAEPGPPALPVLEAGEANPMIAEGVSLVSGASLYKSSGLGPAAANPAAADSTPQAYVDAGQFPGGTLPTGVTITEAQGMNVLARIKENLEARGLRLDDVTSMRVFLDNAPGTTRADYAGWNRAYRQYFANTDLTTGETVLVPTGTAAPAAPLVRNPARPSRFALEVASLPVPGWLVEVEVEVDAVYPAGVTPR; translated from the coding sequence ATGCGACGTCCCGTTCCCGCCCTGATCGCCCTGGCCGTCACCGCCGCGCTGGCCACCGGCTGCGCGGGCGCCGCGCCCGACCCCGCCGAGCCCGGCCCGCCCGCCCTGCCCGTGCTGGAGGCAGGCGAGGCCAACCCGATGATCGCCGAGGGGGTGAGCCTGGTGAGCGGGGCGTCGCTGTACAAGTCCAGCGGCCTCGGCCCGGCCGCGGCGAACCCCGCAGCTGCGGACAGCACCCCGCAGGCCTACGTCGACGCCGGCCAGTTCCCCGGCGGCACCCTCCCCACCGGGGTCACGATCACCGAGGCCCAGGGCATGAACGTGCTGGCCAGGATCAAGGAGAACCTCGAGGCCCGGGGCCTGCGCCTCGACGACGTCACCTCGATGCGGGTGTTCCTCGACAACGCGCCCGGCACGACCCGCGCCGACTACGCCGGCTGGAACCGCGCCTACCGCCAGTACTTCGCCAACACCGATCTGACCACCGGGGAGACGGTGCTGGTCCCGACCGGGACGGCCGCGCCCGCCGCGCCGCTGGTGCGCAACCCCGCCCGGCCCAGCCGGTTCGCGCTGGAGGTGGCGAGCCTGCCGGTCCCCGGCTGGCTGGTGGAGGTCGAGGTCGAGGTCGACGCCGTCTACCCGGCCGGGGTGACCCCGCGCTGA
- a CDS encoding ferredoxin → MKVEVDQHACVGSGQCLLTAPDVFDQRDSDAVVELLTDTPPDGQEQAVRNAAHGCPAAAITVVEG, encoded by the coding sequence ATGAAGGTCGAGGTCGACCAGCACGCCTGCGTCGGGTCGGGGCAGTGCCTGCTCACCGCCCCGGACGTGTTCGACCAGCGCGACTCCGACGCAGTCGTCGAGCTGCTCACCGACACCCCGCCGGACGGTCAGGAGCAGGCCGTGCGCAACGCCGCGCACGGCTGCCCGGCGGCGGCGATCACCGTCGTCGAGGGCTGA